Within Macaca nemestrina isolate mMacNem1 chromosome 12, mMacNem.hap1, whole genome shotgun sequence, the genomic segment TGGGTCTGCGCCGGGGTCTGGGTGCTGGCCACACTCTTCAGCGTGCCCTGGCTGGTCTTCCCTGAGGCCGCCGTCTGGTGGTACGACCTGGTCATCTGCCTGGACTTCTGGGACAGCGAGGAGCTGTCGCTGCGGATGCTGGAGGTCCTGGGGGGCTTCCTGCCTTTCCTCCTGCTGCTCGTCTGCCATGTGCTCACCCAGGCCACAGCCTGTCGCACCTGCCGCCGCCAACAACAGCCCGCAGCCTGCCAGGGCTTCGCCCGTGTGGCCAGGACCATTCTGTCGGCCTACGTGGTCCTGAGGCTGCCCTACCAGCTGGCCCAGCTGCTCTACCTGGCCTTCCTGTGGGACATATACTCCGGCTACCTGCTCTGGGAAGCCCTGGTCTACTCCGACTACCTGATCCTGCTCAACAGCTGCCTCAGCCCCTTCCTCTGCCTCATGGCCAGTGCCGACCTCCGGACCCTGCTGCGTTCTGTGCTTTCGTCCTTCGCGGCAGCTCTCTGCGAGGAGCGGCCGGGCAGCTTCACGCCAGCTGAGCCACAGACCCAGCTGGATTCTCAGGGTCCAACTCTGCCAGAGCCGATGGCAGAGGCCCAGCCACAGATGGATCCTGTGGCCCAGCCTCAGGTGAACCCCATACTCCAGCCACGATCAGATCCCACAGCCCAGCCACAGCTGAACCCCATGGCCCAGCCACAGTCTGATTCTGTGGCCCAGCCACAGCTGAACCCCATGGCCCAGCCACAGTCTGATTCTGTGGCCCAGCCACAGCTGAACCCCATGGCCCAGCCACAGTCTGATTCTGTGGCCCAGCCACAGCTGAACCTCACGGCCCAGCCACAGTCAGACACTAAGGTCCAGACCCCTGAAGCCGCTGCCAGTGTGCCCAGTCCCTGTGAtgaagcctccccagccccaTCCTCACATCCCACCCCAGGGGCCCCTGAGGACCCAGCCACACCTCCTGTCTCTGAAGGAGAAAGCCCCAGTGGCACCCCGCCAGAGATGGCCCAGGGTGCAGGCCCCACGTGAAAGTCCAGGAACGCCCAGGCCCACGAGAGCGGTGAGAGAGCACAGGGGAGACAGAGGAACCAGCCAGTCAGACAGGTGGGGAGCTGCGGACGGCGTTGTCCTTAAAAACCCTGCCGAGTCCCTGGGGCCTGGAAGGAGGACTTGAGGGAGGGGAAACAAACCAGCCAAAAGTCGCAGGCAGTTCCATGTCAGCGTCCCCTGCTCCCAGCCACCAGTCTTTTCCATGGTtgctcccaacacacacacagttgcCCAACAGCCTCCGAACCACAGCTAATGGCGTCTTGCAGGGTTCTGTCCCTCAACACCCCAGACCCTGCTGACAACTCTCCCCTGGGCCTCAGTCCTGCAGGACAACAGGGGGCACT encodes:
- the LOC105469683 gene encoding probable G-protein coupled receptor 152, producing the protein MHTTMEANLGATGHGPRTELDDEDSYPQGGWDTVFLVALLLLGLPANGLMAWLAGSQARHGAGTRLALLLLSLALSDFLFLAAAAFQILEIQHGGHWPLGTAACRFYYFLWGVSYSSGLFLLAALSLDRCLLALCPHWYPGHRPVRLPLWVCAGVWVLATLFSVPWLVFPEAAVWWYDLVICLDFWDSEELSLRMLEVLGGFLPFLLLLVCHVLTQATACRTCRRQQQPAACQGFARVARTILSAYVVLRLPYQLAQLLYLAFLWDIYSGYLLWEALVYSDYLILLNSCLSPFLCLMASADLRTLLRSVLSSFAAALCEERPGSFTPAEPQTQLDSQGPTLPEPMAEAQPQMDPVAQPQVNPILQPRSDPTAQPQLNPMAQPQSDSVAQPQLNPMAQPQSDSLNLTAQPQSDTKVQTPEAAASVPSPCDEASPAPSSHPTPGAPEDPATPPVSEGESPSGTPPEMAQGAGPT